The Bradyrhizobium sp. WBAH42 genome includes a window with the following:
- a CDS encoding Spy/CpxP family protein refolding chaperone: protein MKKFTIAAIAVLSIAGSGAVYAQFHRPWMEHVRHIRMNPEDRAAFVDARIAAVHAGLRLNPEQEKLWPPVEAAVREFAKLRIDRANARMNAAPDDASRDADRPEDPIARLRQRAEDMGASSAALKKIADAADPLYKTLDEGQKRRLAVLTRHRGPFGGGEDGPRHHHFMDGMDRMMERGMDHFHHDRFDRDRGPDRDREGRL, encoded by the coding sequence ATGAAGAAATTCACCATTGCCGCCATCGCCGTGCTCAGCATCGCCGGCTCGGGCGCGGTCTATGCCCAATTTCATCGCCCGTGGATGGAGCACGTCCGCCACATCCGCATGAACCCCGAGGACCGCGCCGCCTTCGTCGATGCGCGGATTGCCGCCGTCCATGCCGGCTTGAGGCTCAACCCCGAACAGGAGAAGCTGTGGCCGCCGGTCGAGGCGGCCGTGCGGGAGTTCGCCAAGCTGCGCATCGACCGTGCCAATGCGCGGATGAATGCCGCACCCGACGACGCGTCGAGGGATGCCGATAGACCAGAGGATCCGATCGCCCGCCTGCGCCAGCGCGCCGAGGACATGGGGGCCAGCTCCGCCGCCTTGAAGAAGATCGCCGATGCCGCCGATCCGCTCTACAAGACCCTCGACGAGGGCCAGAAACGGCGCCTCGCCGTGCTGACCCGGCACCGCGGCCCGTTCGGCGGCGGCGAGGACGGCCCGCGCCACCACCACTTCATGGACGGCATGGACCGCATGATGGAACGGGGCATGGACCACTTCCACCATGACCGCTTCGACCGTGACCGCGGTCCCGACCGGGACCGGGAGGGCCGGCTCTGA